The following are encoded together in the Citrus sinensis cultivar Valencia sweet orange chromosome 1, DVS_A1.0, whole genome shotgun sequence genome:
- the LOC102621060 gene encoding VAN3-binding protein isoform X1: MDKPVPMPEPWRPDSLLFRPPETPREPMEFLSRSWSVSAVEVSKALAPQHPQLILSKTPSSVIQEDLAAELEDQNGAVSGNPFSFACSETSQMIMERIMSQSQQDVSPRTSGRLSHSSGPLNGGGSLTDSPPVSPSEIDDVKFCRNNNNNSSANNIHGGYHHHQLNTGSTFRTPAAAASATPVAAAGGKTVGRWLKDRREKKKEEARVHNAQLHAAITVAGVAAAVAAIAAATAASSGSGKDEHMAKTDMAVASAATLVAAQCVETAEAMGAEREHLAAVVSSAVNVRSAGDIMTLTAGAATALRGAATLKARALKEVWNIAAVIPVEKGMGGGNNNGGGGSKDGSSNGSFSGELVPEENFLGICSRELLARGCELLKRTRKGDLHWKIVSVYINRLNQVMLKMKSRHVAGTITKKKKNVVLEVIPDMPAWPGRHLLEGGEDRRYFGLKTVLRGVVEFECRSQREYDIWTQGVARLLNVAAERSNRHRI; the protein is encoded by the exons ATGGACAAGCCCGTACCCATGCCCGAACCTTGGCGACCCGACTCGTTACTGTTCCGCCCGCCGGAGACGCCCCGCGAGCCGATGGAGTTCCTATCGCGGTCTTGGAGCGTCTCGGCTGTCGAAGTCTCGAAAGCACTGGCCCCACAGCACCCGCAGCTGATCCTGTCGAAGACTCCGAGCAGCGTCATACAAGAAGACTTGGCCGCCGAGCTCGAAGACCAAAATGGCGCCGTTTCGGGTAACCCCTTCTCCTTCGCTTGCTCCGAAACTTCGCAAATGATCATGGAGCGTATCATGTCACAGTCG CAGCAAGACGTTTCTCCGCGTACGTCCGGTCGGCTCTCACACAGCAGCGGTCCGTTAAACGGCGGCGGTTCATTAACCGACAGCCCCCCTGTTTCTCCATCGGAAATCGACGACGTGAAG TTCTGTCgtaacaacaataacaacagcAGCGCTAACAACATTCACGGGGGGTATCATCACCATCAGCTGAACACCGGCTCAACTTTTCGTACACCCGCCGCCGCCGCCTCCGCCACCCCCGTCGCCGCCGCCGGGGGGAAGACGGTGGGGAGGTGGCTCAAGGACCGGagggagaagaagaaggaagaagCCCGCGTCCACAATGCCCAGCTTCATGCGGCTATCACCGTGGCCGGTGTTGCTGCGGCCGTGGCTGCTATCGCGGCCGCCACCGCTGCGTCATCTGGGTCCGGAAAGGACGAGCATATGGCGAAGACTGACATGGCTGTAGCGTCTGCTGCTACCCTTGTTGCTGCCCAATGCGTGGAGACTGCCGAAGCCATGGGTGCTGAGCGGGAGCACTTGGCTGCCGTCGTTAGCTCCGCCGTTAACGTCCGTTCCGCCGGCGATATCATGACCTTAACTGCCGGGGCAGCCACAG CATTAAGAGGGGCGGCCACGTTGAAGGCACGTGCGTTGAAGGAGGTGTGGAATATAGCGGCAGTGATACCGGTGGAGAAAGGGATGGGAGGAGGCAATAATAATGGTGGCGGTGGTAGTAAAGATGGTAGTTCAAATGGTAGTTTCAGCGGTGAGCTTGTTCCTGAAGAGAATTTCTTAGGTATTTGCAGTAGAGAACTGCTTGCCAGAGGCTGTGAGCTCCTCAAACGCACCCGCAAAG GGGATCTCCATTGGAAAATAGTTTCTGTTTATATCAACAGGTTGAACCAG GTTatgttgaagatgaagagcAGGCATGTTGCTGGGACCatcacaaaaaagaaaaaga ATGTTGTATTGGAGGTGATCCCGGATATGCCTGCATGGCCAGGCCGCCACTTGCTTGAAGGCGGCGAGGACAGGAGGTACTTCGGGTTGAAGACCGTTTTGCGTGGAGTTGTAGAATTTGAGTGCCGAAGCCAGAGGGAGTACGATATATGGACTCAAGGCGTTGCAAGGCTACTGAATGTTGCTGCAGAAAGAAGCAATAGACATAGAATTTAA
- the LOC102621060 gene encoding VAN3-binding protein isoform X2 — protein sequence MDKPVPMPEPWRPDSLLFRPPETPREPMEFLSRSWSVSAVEVSKALAPQHPQLILSKTPSSVIQEDLAAELEDQNGAVSGNPFSFACSETSQMIMERIMSQSQDVSPRTSGRLSHSSGPLNGGGSLTDSPPVSPSEIDDVKFCRNNNNNSSANNIHGGYHHHQLNTGSTFRTPAAAASATPVAAAGGKTVGRWLKDRREKKKEEARVHNAQLHAAITVAGVAAAVAAIAAATAASSGSGKDEHMAKTDMAVASAATLVAAQCVETAEAMGAEREHLAAVVSSAVNVRSAGDIMTLTAGAATALRGAATLKARALKEVWNIAAVIPVEKGMGGGNNNGGGGSKDGSSNGSFSGELVPEENFLGICSRELLARGCELLKRTRKGDLHWKIVSVYINRLNQVMLKMKSRHVAGTITKKKKNVVLEVIPDMPAWPGRHLLEGGEDRRYFGLKTVLRGVVEFECRSQREYDIWTQGVARLLNVAAERSNRHRI from the exons ATGGACAAGCCCGTACCCATGCCCGAACCTTGGCGACCCGACTCGTTACTGTTCCGCCCGCCGGAGACGCCCCGCGAGCCGATGGAGTTCCTATCGCGGTCTTGGAGCGTCTCGGCTGTCGAAGTCTCGAAAGCACTGGCCCCACAGCACCCGCAGCTGATCCTGTCGAAGACTCCGAGCAGCGTCATACAAGAAGACTTGGCCGCCGAGCTCGAAGACCAAAATGGCGCCGTTTCGGGTAACCCCTTCTCCTTCGCTTGCTCCGAAACTTCGCAAATGATCATGGAGCGTATCATGTCACAGTCG CAAGACGTTTCTCCGCGTACGTCCGGTCGGCTCTCACACAGCAGCGGTCCGTTAAACGGCGGCGGTTCATTAACCGACAGCCCCCCTGTTTCTCCATCGGAAATCGACGACGTGAAG TTCTGTCgtaacaacaataacaacagcAGCGCTAACAACATTCACGGGGGGTATCATCACCATCAGCTGAACACCGGCTCAACTTTTCGTACACCCGCCGCCGCCGCCTCCGCCACCCCCGTCGCCGCCGCCGGGGGGAAGACGGTGGGGAGGTGGCTCAAGGACCGGagggagaagaagaaggaagaagCCCGCGTCCACAATGCCCAGCTTCATGCGGCTATCACCGTGGCCGGTGTTGCTGCGGCCGTGGCTGCTATCGCGGCCGCCACCGCTGCGTCATCTGGGTCCGGAAAGGACGAGCATATGGCGAAGACTGACATGGCTGTAGCGTCTGCTGCTACCCTTGTTGCTGCCCAATGCGTGGAGACTGCCGAAGCCATGGGTGCTGAGCGGGAGCACTTGGCTGCCGTCGTTAGCTCCGCCGTTAACGTCCGTTCCGCCGGCGATATCATGACCTTAACTGCCGGGGCAGCCACAG CATTAAGAGGGGCGGCCACGTTGAAGGCACGTGCGTTGAAGGAGGTGTGGAATATAGCGGCAGTGATACCGGTGGAGAAAGGGATGGGAGGAGGCAATAATAATGGTGGCGGTGGTAGTAAAGATGGTAGTTCAAATGGTAGTTTCAGCGGTGAGCTTGTTCCTGAAGAGAATTTCTTAGGTATTTGCAGTAGAGAACTGCTTGCCAGAGGCTGTGAGCTCCTCAAACGCACCCGCAAAG GGGATCTCCATTGGAAAATAGTTTCTGTTTATATCAACAGGTTGAACCAG GTTatgttgaagatgaagagcAGGCATGTTGCTGGGACCatcacaaaaaagaaaaaga ATGTTGTATTGGAGGTGATCCCGGATATGCCTGCATGGCCAGGCCGCCACTTGCTTGAAGGCGGCGAGGACAGGAGGTACTTCGGGTTGAAGACCGTTTTGCGTGGAGTTGTAGAATTTGAGTGCCGAAGCCAGAGGGAGTACGATATATGGACTCAAGGCGTTGCAAGGCTACTGAATGTTGCTGCAGAAAGAAGCAATAGACATAGAATTTAA
- the LOC102620765 gene encoding protein LIFEGUARD 4-like, whose amino-acid sequence MAKGDVERGTTELYPGMIEPPEIRWAFIRKVYAIVAMQILLTIAVASVVVFVKPIHKFLASGTPGLVLLIVVFILTLLLICPLFAYRKRHPWNFVLLVLFTILLSFTLGVACAFSKGKIILEAFILTGAAVAGLTLYTFWAVKRGKDFSFLGPFLSASLLVLIVFGIFMFFFRVGKVAHMIYGLMGAIIFSGYIVYDTNNLIKRYTYDEYITAAIELYLDIVNIFIAFLQMLGATD is encoded by the exons atggcaaaagGTGACGTAGAAAGAGGGACCACGGAGCTGTATCCGGGCATGATCGAGCCGCCCGAGATACGATGGGCTTTTATAAGAAAAGTTTACGCCATTGTCGCCATGCAGATTCTTCTCACCATTGCCGTTGCCTCCGTCGTCGTTTTTGTCAAGCCCATTCACAAATTCTTGGCCAGCGGGACGCCCGGTCTCGTCCTTCTTATCGTCGTCTTCATTCTTACCCTCTTAC tAATATGCCCACTGTTTGCTTATCGAAAGCGCCATCCATGGAACTTTGTCCTTCTCGTGCTGTTCACAATACTACTTTCCTTCACGCTGGGAGTTGCTTGCGCCTTCTCTAAAG GGAAGATCATATTGGAAGCTTTCATTCTGACTGGGGCTGCTGTTGCTGGTCTCACTCTATACACATTTTGGGCAGTGAAAAGAGGCAAAGATTTCAGCTTTCTCGGTCCCTTTTTGAGTGCGTCCCTCTTGGTGCTGATCGTTTTCGGCATCTTCATG TTCTTTTTCCGTGTGGGAAAGGTAGCACATATGATATACGGCCTCATGGGAGCCATCATATTCTCTGGCTACATCGTGTACGACACAAACAACTTGATCAAGCGTTACACATATGATGAATACATCACGGCTGCAATCGAACTCTACTTGGACATCGTCAACATCTTCATTGCATTCCTCCAAATGCTCGGAGCCACCGATTGA
- the LOC102620504 gene encoding chlorophyllase-2, whose protein sequence is MSSSSTRSLATNVFDTGNYSTSLLRVESATVASCNSTSSTPLPPPKPLLIGMPSDDAGGEFPVLILLHGYVLLNSFYSQLILHVASHGFIVIAPQLYNVAGPDATAEITSAAAITNWLSEGLGHFLPPHVRPNLSKLALAGHSRGGKAAFALALKKGATTLKYSALIGVDPVDGMDKGKQTPPPVLTYIPHSFDLGMPVMVIGSGLGEIKKNPLFPPCAPKGVNHKDFFNECRTPACHFVVKDYGHLDMLDDDTKGIRGKATYCLCKNGKSREPMRRSIGGIIVAFMKAYLDGDITDLMAIRKEQETAPAEFETVEFLE, encoded by the exons ATGTCTTCATCTTCAACAAGGAGTTTAGCTACAAATGTTTTTGATACTGGGAATTATTCAACCAGTCTTCTAAGGGTGGAATCTGCTACTGTGGCATCATGCAACAGTACAAGCTCCACTCCACTTCCGCCACCCAAGCCACTTTTGATCGGCATGCCTTCTGATGATGCTGGAGGAGAATTCCCAGTACTGATTTTACTCCACGGTTACGTTCTCCTCAACTCTTTCTACTCTCAGCTTATCTTACATGTTGCTTCTCATGGCTTCATTGTAATCGCTCCTCAG TTATACAATGTGGCTGGACCAGATGCAACTGCTGAGATTACGTCTGCAGCTGCAATCACAAATTGGTTATCTGAAGGACTCGGCCACTTCCTTCCACCACATGTTCGGCCAAATCTAAGCAAGCTAGCCCTTGCTGGTCATAGTCGAGGAGGCAAGGCTGCCTTTGCACTAGCTCTTAAGAAAGGGGCCActactttaaaatattcagCATTAATTGGTGTAGACCCTGTTGATGGAATGGACAAAGGGAAACAAACTCCTCCACCGGTACTAACTTACATTCCTCATTCATTTGATCTTGGTATGCCGGTAATGGTTATAGGTTCAGGCTTaggtgaaattaaaaaaaaccctCTGTTCCCTCCTTGTGCTCCGAAAGGAGTTAACCACAAAGACTTCTTCAACGAATGTCGGACACCGGCCTGTCATTTTGTGGTTAAGGATTATGGTCACCTTGATATGTTGGACGATGATACTAAGGGGATCAGGGGGAAAGCAACATACTGTCTGTGTAAGAATGGTAAGTCCAGGGAACCTATGAGGAGGTCCATTGGAGGAATTATTGTTGCTTTTATGAAAGCTTATCTGGATGGTGATATCACCGACTTAATGGCTATAAGAAAAGAGCAAGAAACTGCACCAGCAGAGTTCGAAACTGTTGAATTTCTTGAGTGA